The genome window CGTTTTAATTGATGTAGGAGGTTTTTCATTATCTGTTTCAACCTCTTTTGAACTAGCTGGAGCCTCTTTAGTGTATACAATGTCTCCGTACCCTTCAGAAAAAGTTCTAATCGAATTGACCGTCTCATCCAATCTTTCCTGAGGAATCCATCCTTCAAAGGCATATGCATTCTTTGTGCGCACCATCAATGTTTTTACATCATCTATTTTTTGTTGGGCTTCAAGAGATCGAGTAATAGCATCCAGATCAGGCCCTTTACTATCGGATATTTCTGCTAACTTCTCCTTCAATATTTTCTCTTTTTCCGATTCGTCTTCCATTTCTAATTGATCTACTTCACTCTGAATTTCGGATACTGCCTTCTCCACTGATGTAATTTTCTCTTCAGATAATTTCAGTAAATCTTCTAGATTTTCAACAGGAACGTCTAGTTCTTCCTTTGTTTGTACCTCTGACTTTAGGAGAGATTGTAAGGAGTCAACTCGTGAGAGTAATGATGGAATTTTTAATGAAAGTTCACTGGTCTCTTCTATCGATGGTTCTTGGAACTTCTCAAGAGACGCATGAGCATCTGTTAACTGAAGGCTTTCGAGTCGTCCAACTTCATGCATAACTCGATCGATATAGTCTTTATGTACGAAGGCTGCAATCTCAACCATCGGTACAGATCCTTGTATTCGATATTTTGAGCGTTGTTTAACTTGATTGGTTTTTATTTCCAAATTTGTTCAACCACCATGTAAATAAGTTAAGATATACGTTGATGAAGTATTAACTTACGGCGTATGGTGTCAACAGGCACTTTATTAACTTTGCCAAACAGTATAGCGCTAATGTCTGATATTTCATTAAACTTTAGTGTCAGATAGCTAATGATAAGTCCAGCATGAAATCGATAGCCCTGAAAAGAATATAAGCATTCTTGAGCTAAATAACGATCAAAAATTGTTTCAATTTCAGAAAGAGCTGTGGTCTCTGACCCAAGAGAGGGTTGAGTTATCAACTTACCATAATACCCTTGATTTAAAAGTCTCATGGCATCACGTGTGGTTGGAGCTCCAATTACTTTATCCAGCTGTGAAGGTGGGAAATAGCGATAAACTGGAATAATAAACGAATGTATAATATCTGCTTCTAGGTCCAAATATTTGGAACGTAATACAAACATAATATTTGAGAAGTCTGTCATCGTACCAACAATACGTCGGGCGACTCTATCTGGTTCAGGTAATAAGGAGCGCCAGATTTTGGTTAGTGAATATCGATCAATTGTTGCCTCCAAAAGATAAGAGACAATTGATTCCCTTTGTTGCTTAAAAATATCGATTAAGGCTCGGCGCAGATCAGGTTCTTCAACATTTTCAATAGCTATTTGTATAGATTTAGATTCTAATATCGATTTGCAGACATCTGGGCTATATTTACCTATTGGAATTACGAGTTGAAGGGCATACTTAGTATCCAGCTCACTAATCAACGCCCTTAAAATCATCTTTAATGAGTGCAATTCATGTTTAAGACGGATTGCATCTACCATTTTGAGACTTATTTGAGGACATACTCTGTAAATCTTGTTCAAGGTATTGATATAGTCCTCGTACAGCCTTCTCTCAAGATTCTCTGCTTCTTTTTCTTCATATGTTTTACTTAAAAAAATACGATATGATGTTTTTTCTAATATATTATAAAAATCCTTAACAGAAGTAGATTTCAATAATGCTTCATAATCTTCAGAATTTAACATATACGACTTTAAGGTAGAGATGATAGCGGCAGTGAAAGAATAATTCATTGCTCCCTTAATCGACATA of Candidatus Methylarchaceae archaeon HK02M2 contains these proteins:
- a CDS encoding V-type ATPase subunit is translated as MSIKGAMNYSFTAAIISTLKSYMLNSEDYEALLKSTSVKDFYNILEKTSYRIFLSKTYEEKEAENLERRLYEDYINTLNKIYRVCPQISLKMVDAIRLKHELHSLKMILRALISELDTKYALQLVIPIGKYSPDVCKSILESKSIQIAIENVEEPDLRRALIDIFKQQRESIVSYLLEATIDRYSLTKIWRSLLPEPDRVARRIVGTMTDFSNIMFVLRSKYLDLEADIIHSFIIPVYRYFPPSQLDKVIGAPTTRDAMRLLNQGYYGKLITQPSLGSETTALSEIETIFDRYLAQECLYSFQGYRFHAGLIISYLTLKFNEISDISAILFGKVNKVPVDTIRRKLILHQRIS